The Asterias amurensis chromosome 20, ASM3211899v1 region TCCGGAGGAGAATTCCGACTCTTGCAAATCGATGGtgggttatttaaacaaaactaacgttgACGTATGGCCCTTACGGTAGGCCTACGAGGCCTGACGTTATAGTTTTACTAGTACTTTAGTAGGAGTAGGCTATCCTATGTTAGGCAATAAACGTTGGCACTTTCACTcttcagataaaacataacgttatatgtcacccgaggtaaattttacaaacaacccaatgataagtttaattataatgtgttgacaatttcagcaaataaatttgacaatttttacctgaaatgttAGAGCAATTTGCGTTCTTATTTCCAACTTTGTTTTTTCGAACTTCgataacaattctactggataaaacatgggccccatacacatagctgagtggctacaatcttcatagcttggctctctacgcgtgccgtgtaagaattacacactcaagctactgaaaaaatatttacgactagtcgcgaatttattcacgactagtcgcagaattattcacgacgtcgtaaaaaaattttgcaactagtcgtgaaaatattcgcgactagtcgtgaaaatattcgcgacgtcgcgaaaatattcgcgacttgtcgtgaataaatatacgacgtcgcgaaaatattcgcgacttgtcgtgaataaatatacgacgtcgcgaaaatattcacgactggctgtgtcccttcagggccaccataaaaTAGCCTATAGTTTTCAATGAACATTGTTCAGTGAacgttttatttaaaaaaaaaaatgaatttatgATCATGATTcagtgaaaacaaacaaaaccaaggtTATTTGTgcacattaataaatacctttgacAGTTTCTagactctgattggtcaaaacccgatcACGTGGGTATGTATTAACGGatattactatacctcatacatattcacgGTCCGAGCCGGAGGTCCATGCGCTGTTATTTCCTTCTAATTCATCGTGGTTTATAATGATTGTGGCTATCAAAACACAAGACGATCATACCGTGGAtcttcaaaacacaatgtcttcAACTTTGAATTGTCTTGACACCTTTTCAGGTGTTTTTTATGGAAGGACTTTCTAATTAATGGTTTAAAgttttcatttgaatataatcTTCTTATTTTGGTGAACACCAATTATTTActttaaaagtaaataattatttcaacatTTAGGCAAGCATTTTCCCATTATACTTCGTTTCTCTTAAATTTTTAGTTGAATTGTAATATCGTTAGTTGGATGATCATGTGTCCCTCGAAAGAAGATTAAGATTTCATTGAAACAATTAGTCTTCGTTCCAGTTGTTTTCTCGTTTTCGATACACACAAGTCTTTCAAGATTTGAACGCAGATTTACGTCTCTTGTTAACAATACAATATGCCAAAAGCCGCTGCACTTTGGAACTCCCAAACAAAGGAATGCCAACTATTTCCTCTTACTTTAGATTGTCCTTATTTTACCTGTAGCCCTGAACCGTGTGTGGCATTTTAGCATTGTATTGTTAATTTGTCAACAAATAAAGTAAACATAAGGACTACATCATAATTGAACATTATTTCTAGAATTGTGAACAAACCTTCAGTTTGAATGTCGTTGCAACCAATCCACAACCAGGAGCAACTGCACATGTTGATGAGGTGTTGTACCTCTCCTTCGAATCGGGGGACAACCATCACCCCACCCAACGCAACACAAATCTGCTTTCCCTCTTCCCATGTTACGTCGGCACCATGCATCTTGTAGCATTTGTCTTGCCACTGGCTCCAAGTAGGAGGGCATAGCGGTGTCCCTCCGGTGGGTGTCCCTCCGGTGGGTGTCCCTCCGGTGGGTGTCCCTCCGGTGGGTGTCCCTCCGGTGGGTGTCCCTCCGGTGGGTGTCCCTCCGGTGGGTGTCCCTCCGGTGGGTGTCCCTCCGGTGGGTGTCCCTCCGGTGGGTGTCCCTCCGGTGGGTGTCCCTCCGGTGGGTGTCCCTCCGGTGGGTGTCCCTCCGGTGGGTGTCCCTCCGGTGGGTGTCCCTCCGGTGGGTGTCCCTCCGGTGGGTGTCCCTCCAGTAGGGGCCTTCTTCCAACACCGTCCGTTTACAGCAGCGTAGTCTGCCATCATAAATATACCAACAACACACAGCAGTTTGCTCGCCAACATTTTGCAGACCATCTCAAAAATACTGTATTACTGCCAGCCAAGCGAGGTACccaaaaactaaataattatgACAATATGTAACCTTTTTGTTG contains the following coding sequences:
- the LOC139952554 gene encoding C-type lectin domain family 4 member M-like encodes the protein MLASKLLCVVGIFMMADYAAVNGRWTPLCPPTWSQWQDKCYKMHGADVTWEEGKQICVALGGVMVVPRFEGEVQHLINMCSCSWLWIGCNDIQTEGTWVCLDGEGTNDVQDKIWAEGEPNNDGGNEDCAEGWAAGWNDIPCDIRRSLICQRSV